A genomic stretch from Candidatus Cloacimonadota bacterium includes:
- a CDS encoding porin family protein codes for MKRISIIIVVMIFCASLLVAQGITGKGIKAGLNIATLTGDDVSDDMESIFRFAIGGFLTYSINEMFAIQPEVYYSMQGAKLEEGDEKTTCKYDYIQVPVLVKVNIPIESSLRPNIFLGPALGINLSAKYKYENAVEVEDDIEDVKTMDLGLVFGAGVNIGPATIDARYNLGLTTTDDSEDEFDVKNSVISIMLGYSF; via the coding sequence ATGAAACGAATTAGTATTATTATTGTTGTGATGATATTTTGTGCTTCTTTGTTAGTTGCCCAAGGAATAACAGGCAAAGGTATTAAAGCAGGTTTGAACATTGCAACTTTAACTGGAGATGATGTTTCAGATGATATGGAAAGTATATTCAGATTTGCAATTGGTGGTTTTTTAACCTATAGTATTAATGAAATGTTTGCCATTCAACCAGAAGTTTATTATTCTATGCAGGGAGCAAAATTGGAAGAAGGAGATGAAAAGACGACTTGCAAATATGATTATATTCAAGTTCCTGTTTTAGTAAAAGTTAATATTCCGATAGAAAGTTCACTTAGACCAAACATTTTCTTGGGACCTGCTTTAGGGATAAATTTAAGTGCAAAATATAAATATGAAAATGCAGTAGAAGTTGAGGATGACATTGAAGATGTAAAAACTATGGATTTGGGATTAGTTTTTGGTGCTGGGGTTAATATTGGTCCTGCGACTATTGATGCTCGTTATAATTTAGGTTTAACAACTACCGATGATTCTGAAGATGAATTTGATGTAAAGAATTCAGTTATTTCAATAATGTTAGGTTATTCTTTCTAA